Sequence from the Ereboglobus luteus genome:
AACTTACCGGTGCGCCCGAGACCGCATTGCACCTCGTCGAGCATGAGGAGGAGGTTGTGCTTGTCGCAGAGCTCGCGCAGGCCGCGCAAAAACTCCGGCGCGCAGGCGTGCACGCCGCTTTCGCCCTGAATGGTTTCGATGAAAATGGCGGCGGTGTTTTCGTCAACGAGGTCGGCGAAACTTTGCAGGTTGTTGAGCTCGGCAAAAACAAAACCGGGCACAAGCGGCGCGAAGCCTTTTTGAATTTTTTGCTGCGGCGTGGCGCTCATGCCACCGAAGGTGCGCCCGTGAAAGGCGTTTTTTGCGCAGATGATTTTGTGGCACTTGCCCTCGGCGCCGCCGGCTTTTTTCGCGCCGTGAAGCCGCGAGAGCTTGATGAGCGCCTCGTTGGCCTCGGTGCCGCTGTTGCAGAAAAAGACGCGACCGGGCCCGGCGTAGCCGGCGAGGCGGCGGGCGAGCTCGCCTTGGTTTGCGTTGCGGAAAAGGTTGCTCGTGTGGATGAGCTCCGCGGCCTGGCGTTGCACCGCGGCGACCCAGTGGGGATGGCAATGGCCGAGCGCGTTCACGGCGATGCCCGTGGTGAAGTCGAGGTAGGCGCGACCCTCGTCGTCCCAAACTTGCGCGCCGCGTCCGCGTGCGAGCGTAATTGGCGCTCGTCCGTAGTTTTTCAAAACATAGGTGTCGTAGAGATCGGCGGTGGTGCGGACGTTGCTGGTGCTCATGATAAATGTGGAATGCGGATTTCGGAATGCGGAATGAAAAAGACTTCGGCAAGCGGTATCATGGGCAAAGGCTTGATAATTCCGCATTCCGAAATCCGCATTCCACATTCAAAATCATCCATGGATGATTTCGGTGCCGATGCCTTTGTCGGTGAAGATTTCGAGCAGGAGGCTGTGCGGGAGGCGGCCGTCGATGAAGTGGACGCGTTGCACGCCTTCCTGAAGCGCGCGAATGGCGCTGTTCACTTTCGGGCGCATGCCCTTGTCGATGACACCCTTCTTTTTGAGGTCGTCGACCTGTGAAATTTTCAGCGTGGAGATCAGCGAGTCGGGATCGGATGGATTCGAGAGGAGCCCGGGGACGTCGCTCATGTAGACAAGGCGGCGTGCGCGCAGCGCGCTGGCGACACGGCCGGCGGCGAGATCGGCGTTCACATTGTAGGGCTTGCCATCGAGGCCCTCGGCGACGGGCGAGATGATCGGCGTGAAACCATCGGCGATTTCCTTTTGATAATCTTGATCTTCACCTCGGTGACATCGCCGACGTAGCCGAGGTCGATGGGATTGCCGTCGTCGTCGGTGGTGATTTTTGCGCATTCGAACACACTGTCGCCGGCGAGGCCCTTGGGTTTTCCCTTGGCGGCGGAGACGGCGGCGCAGACGTCCCTGTTCACAACTTCATCGAGCGTTTTTTTGACGATGGCCATGGTCGCCTCGTCGGTGACGCGCATGCCCTGCACAAAATTGGTCTTCAACCCGGACTCGGCCATGGCCTTTGTGATCGCCTTGCCGCCGCCGTGGACAACGACGACATTGATGCCGACCGCGGCGAGAAACGCGATGTCGTAGGCGACTCGGTTGCGTGTTACCGGATCGGGGTCGTCCATGAAACTGCCCCCGTATTTCACGACAAACGTGGAACCGTGGAAATCCTGAATGTAGGGAAGTGCTTCAAGGAGCACCCTGGCCTTGGCGGTGACTTCGGTGACGTTCATGTCGGTTTAGCACATGCCGCGCGCGGCCGTGTATGGATGATGCGAAATGATGATGAGGGTGCTCACGGTTTTATTGTGACTTGATTGCTTAGCGCACACCGTGCGGGTTTTTCGATAAAATAATTTCACGTGCGGCATTTTGCCGCCGGAAAATCCGGACCCCAGCTCGGCAGGTTTGATCGTATTCGGGAGCGTTTCCATTCCGATGACGGGGTAAAGGCACTTGTCAAAGGATGCCGCGGCGCAATCTTTCGTGGCATGAAAACCACCGTTTTCAAAAACGCACGCTCGGTTCCGACGCCCGCCGCTCCATAGAGAGCGGCAATCCCTTCCCGGCCCTCATGCCTAAAGGTAGACTGCTCCAAAATCTGGAGTTTGAAAAATCAACAAACATCGCCCCATGTCATCTTCAAAATTTTCCATTCAAGCCAGAGGTGTATCCGCTTTACTTAAAGCTGCTTTGAGTTTATAAAAATGAAATGAAAAAAATATATACAATAATTCTATTGTTTATTATTTCCTCGATTTGCAATGCTGCGACGCAAGAGCTGATAATGTCGATGGATGACAGATACACTGTTCAAGATACGGAAGATTGGGCCGTGACGGTTGGACGATATTTATCCTTGAGATACGCCGATGTTAAAGTGCTTCCAAAGCAAACGAAGAAGAGCTTCAACCTTATGCTATATTTCAAATGCGACACGAAGGATTTGGCGCAATTCGACACGCCCAAAAAAATGAAAAAGGCTGTAGTCTCCTCATCAAAGAAGTATTTGGGCGGAATTGTGGAAAAGGAAATTAAGGTGGAGGAAATAAAAAATAAAGGCTGGTATGGATTCAAAACCCAGTTTACGGATGCGTCGTTGGTTGATAAAAAAACAATTCCTGATGATGAATATCTCTACATGATCAGAGGAATGATTCGACTCTCTGAAAAATCCGCCCTCGGGTTTAGTTTAATGACCAATGCCCCTGATTCGACAGAAACTGCCGAGGTGATGAAATATATCTACTCCTTTGCCAAAGAGCGGAAAGAATAAGCAACGGAATTTTGAATAGGTCGGGGTGTTGTTTTTTGATTTTTTAGCGCGCTCACGGTTTTATTGAGACGTGATTGCTTGGAGCGCACTGCGCGGGTTTTTCGATAAAATAATTTCACGTGCGGCATTTTGCCGCCGGAAAATCCGGACCCTAGCTCGGCAGGTTTGATCGTATTCGGGAGCGTTTCCATTCCGATGACGGGGTAAAGGCGCTTGTCAAAGGATGGTCGCGGCGCAATCTTTCGCGGCATGAAAACCACCGTTTCCAAAAACGCACGCTCGGTTCCGACGCCCGCTGCTCCATAGGGATGGCAATCCCTTCCCGGCTCTCATGCCTAAAGGTAGACTGCTCCAAAATCTGGAGTTTGAAAAATCAACAAACATCGACTCCCCATAAATCCTATTCATGAAATACTTTGTCGCATTTTATCTTATTGCCTTTGGCGGATGCCTAACAATGAACGCCGTGAGTTTGGCGCCTCCTAAAAAGAGTTACACTAGTAAAAACGAGCATTTTGTTTTAAGGGTAATGCCAGGTGTGGAAAATCTGCCTGGAAGGGAAACTGCCATTGCGCTTGTATTCCAATTCAATGACAAAACTTGGGGTTTCGATAAAAAGAAACAATATCATTTGATAAATAAAGTGGCTCCCTCTTTCGCGCGCATAAGTGATTCAGGTGAAGTTGTCACATTCGATGACTATGCCAAGTTGGGCGGGGAGAACAGCGTTGTGCTATATGCACCCGATGGTAAGCTTAAGGCGCAATACAGCCTAAAGGAGTTGATGCCGTCTTATGCGATTGAAAAATTAAAAACGGAATCAGTTAAAGAAATGACAGATGCATTCGGATTATTTTGGTATAAAGATTCTTATTTCTATGATTCAAAAATAATTATATATACAAATGTTGGTGGTGTGATCTCAATTTCAAATAGTGGCTCTGTAGAATATACTGATAGTAAAAACAACAAATCCATAAAAATGCAGTCGGCGGGGAAATTGAAGCCTCCGCCGTCTGCGGCTAACTAATGGTTCGTGGCTTTGCGCCATGCTTTTTCACGAAGCGCGCGTTTAGCAGCGCTCGCACTGTATTGAAAAAACAAATACAGTGCCGCCCGTGGTGTCGCTGTTTTCGGCGATGATTTCGCCATTCATCAGTTGTATGAGATGCCGGGAGATCGTCATCGCCAGCGAGGATACTTTCGCGGACGGGGAAGGGGAGGGCGCCTCTCCAGTCGGAATGCCCCGGATGGAAAAGCGCAATGTCACCATGCCGCCGTTGTTGTCCGTGACGGACGCGCCCAGTTCGATTTTCCCGGCGGACATGGCCCTGGCCGCATTGAGCGTGTAGTTGGCCAATATCTGGCGCAGGCGCATCGAATCCACCATGATTTCGACCGGCGCCGGGGCATTCACATGCGTCGTGTATTCCAATGGTTTTCCCGCCGTGGTTTCCTTGGCGGAGTTGATCGCGTCCCCGATTAGCGGACGCAGATTGCAGCAGTCAAGATGGAGCAGGACGCTGCCGGACTCGATTCGTGAAAGATCGAGAATGTCGGCGCTCAGGCGGGAGAGCGTCTCGCCGTTTTTGCGAATCTCCTCCACGCATTCGCGCGGCTGGCCGCCCAGTTCGGTGTCCATCAACAGGCTCGAAAATCCAAGGATGCCGTTGAGCGGCGTGCGCACTTCGTGGCTCATCATAGCCAGGAACGCGCCCTTGGCGCGACTGGCGTTTTCCGCGCTGTGCCTGGCTTGCTGGAGCTGTTGGTTGCGCCGGGTGCGCTCGGTCAGGTCGGTGATGATAAAAATGTAGCTGAACACATCACCCCTTCCGCGTTTCCGGCGCACCGCGGTGGAAACCACGTTCGCGGGGTAGGGCTCGCCGTTTTTACGGCGCAGCATCACTTCCGAATCCGGCGGGAATCCCTTGTTCCAGGAATCCACCCAGAGTTTTTCGGACACGTCCTCGGCGGCCAGGTCGGGCGCCCGCATCGCGAGCAGTTCCTCGCACGAGTAGCCGGTTTGCCGCGAGAGGCCGCCGTTTGCGTATATCACGCCCGCGTCGAGGCCCGCGATCATGATCGCGTTTTCGCACTGGTCCGCGGCCATGCGCAATCCCTCGATCATGCGCTCCCTGCCCGTGCTGCGGCGCGCGATGCCGTAGGCGGCGAATGGCACTCCCATGATTATGAGGCAGACCAGCAGCCCCTGGATGCCGTCGGCCGCGCATTCGGAGAACCATGCTGCTCCATCGAGGTTATAGCGCACTATGTCCGCCGCCGGTTGTGCGCGCAAGGAGGTGACGGATGGCGCC
This genomic interval carries:
- a CDS encoding aspartate aminotransferase family protein, with the protein product MSTSNVRTTADLYDTYVLKNYGRAPITLARGRGAQVWDDEGRAYLDFTTGIAVNALGHCHPHWVAAVQRQAAELIHTSNLFRNANQGELARRLAGYAGPGRVFFCNSGTEANEALIKLSRLHGAKKAGGAEGKCHKIICAKNAFHGRTFGGMSATPQQKIQKGFAPLVPGFVFAELNNLQSFADLVDENTAAIFIETIQGESGVHACAPEFLRGLRELCDKHNLLLMLDEVQCGLGRTGKFYAYEHAGIRPDAIGMAKGLGGGMPMGAMWVAEPHAELFHAGSHGSTFGGTPLACAAGLAVLDVIEKENLLEKVTLQSAPWIASLKKLAADFPQKISEVRGQGYLVGVQMASDSAPVIAKLRELGLLVVGAGNNTVRFLPPLNVSEEELAKSVEIFRSAVE
- a CDS encoding PAS domain-containing sensor histidine kinase produces the protein MRALSGRQKAVIVFALIVTLGVCVGITRCMHRSAFHRQNAAAGLTMLALSFSDEDLADLTNDSPALRAKVHAELKKRMDNVRDADPSVKTMELLRCDVRTGEATCLVHSSPPDTPETPPLGEGCTVFVKPELIQRLVNKNEPVVHLHILGPAGGFVVEAHAFVAPSVTSLRAQPAADIVRYNLDGAAWFSECAADGIQGLLVCLIIMGVPFAAYGIARRSTGRERMIEGLRMAADQCENAIMIAGLDAGVIYANGGLSRQTGYSCEELLAMRAPDLAAEDVSEKLWVDSWNKGFPPDSEVMLRRKNGEPYPANVVSTAVRRKRGRGDVFSYIFIITDLTERTRRNQQLQQARHSAENASRAKGAFLAMMSHEVRTPLNGILGFSSLLMDTELGGQPRECVEEIRKNGETLSRLSADILDLSRIESGSVLLHLDCCNLRPLIGDAINSAKETTAGKPLEYTTHVNAPAPVEIMVDSMRLRQILANYTLNAARAMSAGKIELGASVTDNNGGMVTLRFSIRGIPTGEAPSPSPSAKVSSLAMTISRHLIQLMNGEIIAENSDTTGGTVFVFSIQCERC